The following proteins are encoded in a genomic region of Cellulomonas sp. ES6:
- a CDS encoding TetR/AcrR family transcriptional regulator yields MRATTEARLLDAAEELFFSRGIAATPVDAVLARAGASAATLYRGYPTKEALVAAALDRRHRDWVATWDACVERQPDDEGRLLAVFDALDAFRSGPRGARWCAFLGAAAEHADESAEVAAAVRTDTETLRSRLTALAEPVVGPDAAALAEELLLVVSGDLAMRLRDPGHRTALAREVARALVARRRA; encoded by the coding sequence GTGCGCGCCACCACCGAAGCCCGGCTGCTCGACGCGGCGGAGGAGCTGTTCTTCTCCCGCGGCATCGCCGCCACGCCCGTCGACGCCGTCCTCGCCCGCGCCGGGGCGTCGGCCGCGACGCTGTACCGCGGCTACCCCACCAAGGAGGCGCTGGTGGCCGCTGCGCTCGACCGCCGGCACCGCGACTGGGTCGCGACGTGGGACGCGTGCGTCGAGCGGCAGCCCGACGACGAGGGCCGGCTGCTCGCGGTGTTCGACGCCCTCGACGCGTTCCGCTCCGGCCCGCGCGGCGCGCGGTGGTGCGCGTTCCTCGGGGCGGCCGCGGAGCACGCCGACGAGTCGGCCGAGGTCGCCGCCGCGGTGCGCACGGACACCGAGACCCTGCGGTCCCGGCTCACCGCGCTCGCGGAGCCGGTCGTCGGCCCGGACGCCGCGGCGCTCGCCGAGGAGCTGCTGCTGGTCGTCTCGGGCGACCTCGCGATGCGCCTGCGGGACCCGGGCCACAGGACCGCGCTCGCCCGCGAGGTCGCCCGGGCCCTGGTCGCGCGCCGCCGCGCCTGA
- a CDS encoding MFS transporter: MKRSFSFRPPPLPPPARRAALLAAGTGLIAATYGLTRLAYGLVLPDVQAELALDDAAAGRAALGASLAYCLAAVTGFVAAGSHRRALVAAAALTAGAGAAGMALAPTAGGFAAAAVLSSAGAGFASPALVQVVAGHVPPAAADRAQAVVNAGTGPGLVAAGVLALVVLPDWRLAWGVVAVVTAAAGALVLALDRGDERSDRAPRDGPERAEGAGGAEGAARATSGDEAASAHARPAGGTAPARRLVSALPPTAWFAAHRRLLVAALLLGAGSAAVWTYGRSLLVEAGAGPTASVAAWIAVGAGGAAVIGTARPLTAAGPRTAWGVTVLAVAAATAAFALVPGATGPALAAAAVFGWGYTAATGALIAWTVRLDPGRAPSGTSMLFVVLVLGQGAGSAAAGALVGGWGPRPTFLAAAVVVAGAALVTRRAGDEGAAAGRSADGVRRRARAPRAGRPAAPARRT; encoded by the coding sequence GTGAAACGTTCGTTTTCGTTTCGGCCTCCGCCGCTCCCGCCCCCCGCCCGCCGCGCCGCGCTGCTCGCCGCCGGCACCGGGCTGATCGCCGCGACCTACGGCCTGACCCGGCTCGCCTACGGGCTCGTGCTGCCCGACGTCCAGGCGGAGCTGGCGCTGGACGACGCCGCCGCCGGCCGGGCCGCGCTCGGTGCGTCGCTCGCGTACTGCCTCGCCGCCGTGACCGGGTTCGTGGCGGCCGGCTCCCACCGGCGGGCGCTCGTCGCGGCGGCGGCGCTGACCGCCGGCGCGGGGGCCGCGGGGATGGCGCTGGCGCCCACGGCCGGGGGGTTCGCGGCGGCGGCGGTGCTCAGCTCGGCCGGCGCGGGGTTCGCCTCCCCCGCGCTGGTGCAGGTCGTGGCGGGCCACGTCCCCCCGGCCGCCGCCGACCGCGCGCAGGCCGTCGTCAACGCCGGCACCGGGCCGGGGCTGGTGGCCGCGGGCGTGCTCGCGCTGGTCGTGCTGCCGGACTGGCGGCTGGCGTGGGGCGTCGTCGCCGTCGTGACGGCCGCGGCCGGGGCGCTCGTGCTCGCGCTCGACCGCGGGGACGAGCGCTCCGACCGCGCGCCCCGAGACGGCCCCGAGCGAGCCGAGGGCGCCGGGGGCGCCGAGGGCGCCGCCCGCGCGACGTCGGGCGACGAAGCGGCGAGCGCCCACGCCCGCCCGGCAGGCGGCACCGCCCCGGCGAGGCGCCTCGTCTCCGCCCTGCCGCCCACCGCCTGGTTCGCCGCCCACCGCCGCCTGCTCGTCGCCGCCCTGCTGCTCGGGGCCGGCTCGGCCGCGGTCTGGACGTACGGCCGGTCCCTGCTGGTCGAGGCCGGCGCGGGTCCCACCGCCTCGGTCGCGGCGTGGATCGCCGTCGGGGCGGGCGGCGCGGCGGTCATCGGGACCGCCCGCCCGCTCACGGCCGCCGGACCGCGCACCGCGTGGGGGGTGACGGTGCTCGCGGTCGCCGCCGCCACGGCCGCGTTCGCCCTCGTGCCGGGCGCCACCGGCCCGGCCCTCGCCGCCGCCGCGGTCTTCGGCTGGGGCTACACCGCCGCGACCGGCGCCCTCATCGCGTGGACCGTCCGGCTCGACCCCGGCCGGGCGCCCTCCGGGACGTCGATGCTGTTCGTCGTGCTGGTGCTCGGCCAGGGCGCGGGCTCGGCGGCCGCCGGTGCGCTCGTCGGCGGGTGGGGCCCGCGGCCGACGTTCCTCGCGGCCGCCGTCGTCGTCGCCGGGGCCGCCCTCGTCACCCGGCGGGCGGGCGACGAGGGCGCGGCGGCGGGCCGTTCCGCGGACGGCGTCAGGCGTCGAGCACGAGCTCCGCGAGCGGGCCGTCCGGCAGCACCAGCTCGCAGAACGTGA